Proteins encoded together in one Bradyrhizobium sp. PSBB068 window:
- a CDS encoding Ppx/GppA family phosphatase, whose translation MMNDHVRLCDGPPASEAPSGLVAAAAESGVYAALDLGTNNCRLLIACPTGDGFRVVDSFSRIIRLGEGIAATGSISEAAIERAIAALAICSDKIRYRKARRLRLIATEACRAAGNAESFRARVAAETGIELEVIDRETEATLAVIGCSPLLDPKGRGAILFDIGGGSTELVRIERDPAAPDAPPRIKAWMSIPLGVVTLAEHFGGKNVTRDLYAQMIDEVARHVAPFAAEHGRDLRDMHMLGTSGTVTTLAGVFLNLSRYDRRRIDGIWMNDCDVTATIQKLLGMSYEARVNNSCISVERADLVLAGCAILDAIRNAFPMPRLRVADRGLREGMLVEMMREDGALRAC comes from the coding sequence TTGATGAACGACCATGTGCGGCTTTGCGACGGCCCTCCGGCCAGCGAAGCCCCGTCAGGGTTGGTTGCGGCAGCCGCGGAAAGTGGCGTCTACGCCGCGCTCGACCTTGGCACCAATAATTGCCGGCTCTTGATTGCCTGTCCCACTGGCGACGGGTTCCGCGTGGTCGACTCCTTCTCGCGGATCATCCGGCTCGGCGAAGGCATCGCCGCGACCGGCTCGATCAGCGAGGCTGCGATCGAGCGCGCCATTGCTGCGCTCGCCATTTGCAGCGACAAGATCCGCTATCGCAAGGCGCGCCGGCTACGGCTGATCGCCACCGAGGCCTGCCGCGCCGCCGGCAACGCCGAAAGCTTTCGCGCGCGCGTCGCGGCCGAGACCGGCATCGAGCTCGAGGTGATCGATCGCGAAACCGAGGCGACGCTCGCCGTGATCGGCTGCTCGCCGCTGCTCGACCCGAAGGGCCGGGGCGCCATCCTGTTCGACATCGGCGGCGGCTCGACCGAGCTGGTGCGGATCGAGCGCGATCCCGCCGCGCCCGATGCGCCGCCGCGCATCAAGGCGTGGATGTCGATCCCGCTCGGCGTCGTGACGCTGGCCGAGCATTTCGGCGGCAAGAATGTCACCAGGGATTTGTATGCGCAGATGATCGACGAGGTCGCGCGGCATGTCGCGCCGTTCGCGGCCGAGCATGGCCGGGATCTGCGCGACATGCACATGCTCGGCACCTCGGGCACCGTCACGACGCTCGCCGGCGTTTTCCTCAACCTGTCGCGCTACGACCGCCGCCGCATCGACGGCATCTGGATGAATGATTGCGACGTCACTGCGACGATCCAGAAGCTGCTCGGCATGAGCTACGAGGCGCGCGTCAACAACAGCTGCATCAGTGTCGAGCGGGCCGACCTCGTGCTCGCCGGCTGCGCCATCCTCGACGCGATCCGCAACGCGTTCCCGATGCCGCGGCTCCGGGTCGCCGATCGCGGCCTGCGCGAGGGCATGCTGGTCGAGATGATGCGCGAGGACGGCGCGCTGCGGGCGTGCTAG
- a CDS encoding RlmE family RNA methyltransferase, whose amino-acid sequence MAKDTTGRLHVTVKSGGKRKLSSKLWLERQLNDPYVAKAKAMGYRSRAAFKLLEIDDKYRLLKPGMTVVDLGAAPGGWSQIAAKRTGAADGKGKVVAIDLLEMGEIPGVTFAQLDFLDHDAPEKLIAMMGGRADFVMSDMAANTTGHRKTDQLRIIGLVETAAHFAGEVLNPGGTFLAKVFQSGADAELVAQLKRDFAAVRHVKPAASRQDSSERYVLATGFRGQQQPSLRGA is encoded by the coding sequence ATGGCGAAAGACACCACCGGGCGGCTGCACGTCACGGTCAAGAGCGGCGGCAAGCGAAAGCTGTCGTCAAAACTCTGGCTCGAGCGCCAGCTCAACGATCCCTATGTCGCCAAGGCCAAGGCGATGGGCTACCGCTCGCGCGCGGCGTTCAAGCTGCTCGAGATCGACGACAAATACCGCCTGCTCAAGCCGGGCATGACCGTCGTCGACCTCGGTGCCGCGCCCGGCGGCTGGAGCCAGATCGCGGCCAAGCGAACCGGGGCCGCCGACGGCAAGGGCAAGGTGGTCGCGATCGACTTGCTGGAGATGGGCGAGATTCCCGGGGTGACGTTCGCGCAGCTCGACTTCCTCGACCACGACGCGCCGGAAAAGCTGATCGCGATGATGGGCGGCCGCGCCGATTTCGTGATGTCCGATATGGCCGCCAACACCACCGGCCACCGCAAGACCGACCAGCTGCGCATCATCGGCCTGGTCGAGACCGCCGCGCATTTCGCCGGCGAGGTGCTCAATCCCGGCGGCACGTTCCTGGCAAAAGTGTTCCAGAGCGGCGCCGATGCCGAGCTGGTGGCGCAGCTGAAGCGCGACTTTGCAGCCGTGCGTCACGTCAAGCCGGCGGCGAGCCGCCAGGATTCGTCGGAGCGCTACGTGCTGGCGACGGGGTTTCGGGGACAGCAGCAGCCGTCATTGCGAGGAGCGTAG
- a CDS encoding DHA2 family efflux MFS transporter permease subunit, producing the protein MNKQRLIPLIVATALFMENMDSTVIATSLPAIAADIGTSPLTLKLAITSYLLSLAVFIPASGWTADRFGARIVFAGAVAVFMLGSIGCALSSSVTDFVFARILQGLGGAMMTPVGRLVLLRSVDKSALVNAMAWVTVPALIGPVIGPPLGGFITTYFSWHWIFLINIPIGLLGIFLALKYIDPIKSEDPERFDLMGLVLAGIGLAGIAFGLSVAGLNLLPWPIVAALVGVGSISMTLYVLHARRTGSPVLDFGLLRLPTMRASIVGGFMFRLGIGALPFLLPLLMQVGFGLSPFQSGLVTFASAVGAMGMKTLAARIIKAFGFRNMMTVNAVVSSAFLAACALFTISTPLMLIFTILVVGGFFRSLQFTAINTVAYAEVEAPQMSRATTLVSVNQQLAVSAGVAVGAFSVETTLALHHQTELSADVFAPAFIVVSLISAASAWFFWQMPADAGSEISGRKPIDISSRKGAEKRAAADAVKTATENTQNARDQRLG; encoded by the coding sequence ATGAACAAACAACGCCTGATCCCGCTCATCGTGGCCACTGCCCTGTTCATGGAAAACATGGACTCCACGGTGATTGCGACCTCGCTGCCGGCGATCGCCGCCGATATCGGCACCAGCCCCCTGACGCTCAAGCTCGCGATCACGTCCTATCTGCTGTCGCTCGCGGTGTTCATCCCGGCGAGCGGCTGGACCGCCGACCGCTTCGGCGCCCGAATCGTGTTCGCCGGCGCGGTCGCCGTGTTCATGCTGGGCTCGATCGGCTGCGCGCTGTCGTCCTCGGTGACCGATTTCGTGTTCGCCCGCATCCTGCAGGGCCTCGGCGGCGCGATGATGACGCCGGTTGGGCGATTGGTGCTGTTGCGCTCGGTCGACAAGAGCGCGCTGGTCAATGCGATGGCCTGGGTCACGGTCCCCGCGCTGATCGGGCCGGTGATCGGGCCGCCGCTCGGCGGCTTCATCACCACCTATTTCTCCTGGCACTGGATCTTCCTGATCAACATCCCGATCGGGCTGCTCGGCATCTTCCTGGCGCTGAAATATATCGACCCGATCAAGAGCGAAGACCCCGAGCGTTTCGACCTGATGGGACTGGTGCTGGCCGGCATCGGCCTTGCCGGCATCGCCTTCGGGCTGTCGGTCGCAGGCCTCAATCTCCTGCCCTGGCCGATCGTCGCCGCCTTGGTCGGGGTGGGCTCGATCTCGATGACGCTCTATGTCCTGCATGCGCGGCGCACCGGTTCGCCGGTGCTCGATTTCGGCCTGCTGCGGCTGCCGACGATGCGCGCCTCGATCGTCGGCGGCTTCATGTTCCGGCTCGGCATCGGCGCACTGCCGTTCCTGCTGCCGCTGTTGATGCAGGTCGGCTTCGGCCTGTCGCCGTTCCAGTCCGGCCTCGTGACGTTCGCCTCCGCGGTCGGCGCCATGGGCATGAAGACGCTGGCGGCCCGCATCATCAAGGCATTCGGCTTCCGCAACATGATGACGGTCAACGCCGTGGTCAGTTCGGCCTTCCTCGCCGCCTGCGCGCTGTTCACGATCTCGACGCCGCTGATGCTGATCTTCACCATCCTGGTGGTCGGCGGCTTCTTCCGCTCGCTGCAATTCACCGCGATCAACACGGTCGCTTATGCCGAGGTCGAGGCGCCGCAGATGAGCCGCGCCACCACCCTCGTCAGCGTCAACCAGCAGCTCGCAGTGTCAGCGGGCGTCGCGGTCGGCGCGTTCTCAGTTGAAACCACGCTGGCGCTGCATCACCAGACCGAACTCTCCGCCGACGTGTTCGCGCCGGCCTTCATCGTGGTGTCGTTGATCTCGGCGGCATCGGCCTGGTTCTTCTGGCAGATGCCGGCCGACGCCGGCAGCGAAATCTCCGGCCGCAAGCCGATCGACATCTCGAGCCGCAAGGGCGCCGAGAAGCGCGCCGCCGCCGACGCCGTCAAGACGGCGACCGAGAACACCCAGAACGCGAGGGATCAGCGGCTGGGGTAG
- the guaB gene encoding IMP dehydrogenase, translated as MATGFPAIREAFTFDDVLLKPGLSDVLPSEVDIRSRVTRAISLNIPIMASAMDTVTEARMAIAMAQAGGLGVIHRNFDPDGQAAQVRQVKKFESGMVVNPLTIGPDATLADALALMKENGISGIPVVTGSAKNVPGKLVGILTNRDVRFASDPRQKVSELMTHENLVTVREGVGQDEAKRMLHQHRIEKLLVVDDQYRCVGLITVKDIEKAVAHPLACKDAQGRLRVAAATTVGETGYERTERLIDAGVDVVVVDTAHGHSRHVLNAVNRIKRLSNAVQVVAGNVATEGGAQALIDAGADCIKVGIGPGSICTTRIVAGVGVPQLTAIMDAVAAAKKADVPVIADGGIKYSGDLAKALAAGADIAMVGSLLAGTDETPGEVFLWQGRSYKAYRGMGSVGAMARGSADRYFQQDIKDTLKLVPEGIEGQVPYKGPVGNVMHQLAGGLRAAMGYVGAKDIKDFHDKAEFVRITGAGLRESHVHDVTITREAPNYPGGV; from the coding sequence ATGGCCACGGGATTTCCGGCTATCCGAGAAGCCTTCACGTTCGACGATGTGCTTCTGAAGCCCGGTCTGTCCGACGTCCTTCCCTCGGAAGTCGATATCCGCTCGCGAGTCACCCGCGCGATCTCGCTCAACATCCCGATCATGGCGTCCGCAATGGACACCGTCACCGAAGCGCGCATGGCGATCGCCATGGCGCAGGCAGGCGGCCTCGGCGTCATCCACCGCAACTTCGATCCGGACGGGCAGGCCGCCCAGGTGCGGCAGGTCAAGAAGTTCGAATCCGGCATGGTGGTCAATCCGCTGACCATCGGCCCCGACGCCACGCTTGCCGATGCGCTGGCGCTGATGAAGGAGAACGGCATCTCCGGCATTCCGGTGGTCACAGGTAGCGCCAAGAACGTGCCGGGCAAGCTGGTGGGCATTCTGACCAACCGGGACGTGCGGTTCGCCAGCGATCCCCGCCAGAAGGTCTCGGAGCTGATGACGCACGAGAACCTCGTGACCGTGCGCGAGGGCGTCGGCCAGGACGAGGCCAAGCGGATGCTGCACCAGCATCGCATCGAGAAGCTTCTGGTCGTCGACGACCAGTATCGCTGCGTCGGCCTGATCACCGTGAAAGACATCGAGAAGGCGGTCGCCCATCCGCTGGCCTGCAAGGACGCACAGGGCCGGCTGCGCGTCGCCGCCGCCACTACGGTCGGCGAGACCGGCTATGAGCGCACCGAGCGCCTGATCGATGCCGGGGTCGATGTTGTCGTGGTCGACACCGCGCATGGTCACTCGCGCCATGTGCTCAACGCCGTCAACCGCATCAAGCGGCTCTCCAACGCCGTGCAGGTCGTCGCCGGCAATGTGGCCACCGAAGGCGGTGCGCAGGCCCTGATCGATGCCGGCGCCGACTGCATCAAGGTCGGCATCGGGCCGGGCTCGATCTGCACCACGCGCATCGTCGCCGGCGTCGGCGTGCCGCAGCTCACCGCGATCATGGATGCGGTGGCGGCGGCGAAGAAGGCTGACGTCCCCGTGATCGCCGACGGCGGCATCAAATATTCCGGCGACCTCGCCAAGGCGCTCGCCGCCGGCGCCGACATCGCGATGGTCGGCTCGCTGCTCGCCGGCACCGACGAGACGCCCGGCGAAGTCTTCCTTTGGCAGGGCCGCTCCTACAAGGCCTATCGCGGCATGGGCTCGGTCGGCGCGATGGCGCGCGGCTCGGCCGACCGCTACTTCCAGCAGGACATCAAGGACACGCTGAAGCTCGTGCCCGAAGGCATCGAGGGCCAGGTGCCCTACAAGGGGCCGGTCGGCAACGTGATGCACCAGCTCGCCGGCGGCCTCCGCGCGGCGATGGGCTATGTCGGCGCCAAGGACATCAAGGACTTCCACGACAAGGCCGAGTTCGTCCGCATCACCGGCGCCGGCCTGCGCGAGAGCCACGTCCACGATGTCACCATCACCCGCGAAGCCCCGAACTATCCGGGCGGGGTTTAG
- a CDS encoding NADP-dependent oxidoreductase, translating into MSQGKRIVLASRPHGEPTPANFRLEDYTPPTPGAGEVLLRTIWLSLDPYMRGRMADGPSYAAPVPVGGVMEGGTVSEVIASNNPAFAKGDIVLSRAGWQTHVLSDGKGLAKIDSKIAPISTAVGVLGMPGMTAYTGLLEIGKPQPGETVVVAGASGAVGSAVGQIAKIKGARAIGIAGGKDKCAYVKNELGFDECLDHRDPNLAAKLKEACPKGIDVYFENVGGAVFDAVFPLLNAFARIPVCGLIAHYNDTEAHAPKWAGAMMRNILTKRLTFRGFIVSDFAAMHGDFLRDMSQWVREGKVKYKEFVTEGLDSAPEAFIGLLKGANFGKQLVRVGPDKA; encoded by the coding sequence ATGTCCCAAGGAAAGCGCATCGTTCTGGCCTCGCGTCCGCATGGCGAGCCCACGCCGGCCAATTTCAGGCTCGAGGACTACACGCCGCCGACGCCGGGCGCGGGTGAGGTTCTGCTGCGCACCATCTGGCTGTCGCTGGATCCCTATATGCGCGGCCGCATGGCCGACGGTCCGTCCTATGCCGCGCCGGTGCCGGTCGGCGGGGTGATGGAAGGCGGCACTGTGAGCGAGGTGATCGCGTCCAACAATCCCGCCTTCGCCAAGGGCGATATCGTGCTGTCGCGCGCGGGCTGGCAGACCCATGTGCTGTCCGACGGCAAGGGGCTCGCCAAGATCGATTCGAAGATCGCGCCGATTTCGACCGCGGTCGGCGTGCTCGGCATGCCCGGCATGACCGCCTATACGGGCCTGCTCGAGATCGGCAAGCCGCAGCCGGGCGAGACGGTGGTGGTTGCTGGTGCCTCCGGTGCGGTCGGATCGGCGGTCGGCCAGATCGCGAAGATCAAAGGCGCGCGCGCGATCGGCATCGCCGGCGGCAAGGACAAGTGCGCCTACGTCAAGAACGAGCTCGGCTTCGACGAGTGCCTCGACCATCGCGATCCCAATCTCGCCGCCAAGCTGAAGGAAGCCTGCCCGAAGGGCATCGACGTCTATTTCGAGAATGTCGGCGGTGCAGTGTTCGACGCGGTGTTTCCGCTGCTGAATGCGTTCGCGCGCATCCCGGTCTGCGGCCTGATCGCGCATTACAACGACACCGAGGCGCACGCGCCGAAATGGGCCGGCGCGATGATGCGCAACATCCTGACCAAGCGGCTGACCTTCCGCGGCTTCATCGTCAGCGACTTCGCCGCCATGCATGGCGACTTCCTACGCGACATGTCGCAATGGGTCCGCGAGGGCAAGGTCAAGTACAAGGAGTTCGTGACTGAGGGGCTGGACAGCGCGCCGGAGGCCTTCATCGGCCTGCTCAAGGGCGCCAATTTCGGCAAGCAGCTTGTGCGGGTCGGGCCCGATAAGGCCTGA
- a CDS encoding metallophosphoesterase, with product MSQFRLTQISDTHLASRFKPLVDNFHRVSEHIDATRPDLVLNSGDVSFDGPTSRDDMTFARELHNALPVDCLYLPGNHDIGDNPTAVGPTPAQLPTEETRRAFNSVLGEDRWHFDAAGWCFIGLNSLIMNTGLDSEAEQFDWLAGALDKAVGRPVALFVHKPLYLDVPNDAERVETAIRFVPQPARRRLIEMFGKVDWRLVGSGHVHQRRDYTFEHVRHVWAPSAGFIISDARQEVIGIKEVGLVEYRFQPDGFEVRHVRAKGQVDVDLDTLFGKQPAA from the coding sequence ATGTCCCAGTTTCGCCTGACCCAGATCTCCGACACCCACCTCGCGAGCCGCTTCAAGCCGCTCGTCGACAACTTTCATCGCGTCAGCGAGCATATCGATGCGACGCGGCCCGATCTCGTGCTCAACTCCGGCGACGTCTCGTTCGACGGGCCGACCAGCCGCGACGACATGACGTTCGCCAGGGAGCTGCACAACGCGCTGCCGGTCGATTGCCTCTATCTGCCCGGCAATCACGACATCGGCGACAATCCGACCGCGGTCGGCCCCACGCCTGCGCAGTTGCCGACCGAGGAGACGCGCCGCGCCTTCAACTCGGTGCTCGGCGAAGACCGCTGGCATTTCGACGCCGCCGGCTGGTGCTTCATCGGCCTCAATTCGCTGATCATGAACACCGGGCTCGACAGCGAGGCCGAGCAATTCGACTGGCTCGCGGGCGCGCTCGACAAGGCTGTCGGCCGGCCGGTCGCGCTGTTCGTGCACAAGCCGCTGTATCTCGACGTCCCCAACGATGCCGAGCGCGTCGAGACCGCGATCCGCTTCGTGCCGCAGCCGGCGCGCCGCCGCCTGATCGAGATGTTCGGCAAGGTCGACTGGCGCCTGGTCGGCAGCGGCCATGTGCACCAGCGCCGCGACTACACGTTCGAGCATGTCAGGCACGTCTGGGCGCCCTCGGCCGGCTTCATCATTTCAGATGCGCGGCAGGAAGTAATCGGCATCAAGGAAGTCGGTCTCGTCGAGTACCGCTTCCAGCCCGATGGCTTCGAGGTGCGCCACGTCAGGGCCAAGGGCCAGGTCGATGTCGACCTGGATACGCTGTTCGGCAAGCAGCCGGCTGCCTGA
- a CDS encoding MAPEG family protein, translating into MVLLPVFIQIGLTFALLFGMATLRTRTLASGETKMRDIALREPNWPARATQFANCFANQFELPVLFYVLIAIALPLRRADLFIVLMSWVFVVTRFAHAGVFVTSNDVRPRSLAWFAGVLVLAAMWLYFALKLLLLI; encoded by the coding sequence ATGGTTCTATTGCCGGTCTTCATCCAGATTGGGCTGACCTTCGCGCTGCTGTTCGGGATGGCGACGCTGCGCACGCGGACGCTGGCGAGCGGCGAGACCAAGATGCGGGACATCGCGCTGCGCGAGCCGAACTGGCCGGCCCGCGCCACCCAGTTTGCCAACTGCTTTGCCAACCAGTTCGAGCTGCCGGTGCTGTTCTATGTCCTGATCGCCATTGCGTTGCCGCTGCGCCGTGCCGATCTGTTCATCGTGCTGATGTCCTGGGTGTTCGTGGTGACGCGGTTTGCCCATGCCGGCGTGTTCGTCACCTCCAACGACGTGCGGCCGCGCTCGCTCGCCTGGTTCGCCGGCGTGCTGGTGCTGGCGGCGATGTGGCTGTATTTCGCGCTCAAGCTCCTGCTGCTGATCTGA
- a CDS encoding RsmB/NOP family class I SAM-dependent RNA methyltransferase, protein MTPAARLSAAIELIATIDAQRIPAAKALKEWGTAHRYAGSGDRAAISGLIWDVLRRQASAAWLMQDDSARARVLGMLKLERGMDVPTISALCDGGRFAPDPLTPTEEAALASRTLSDAPAHVAGDYPDWLDPHLAKVFGDDRVAEATAMASRAPLDLRVNTLKGKREKVLPRLSHLGARETPWSPLGLRIELGADARNPGIHAEEDFIKGAIEVQDEGSQLAALFAAAKPGEQVIDLCAGAGGKTLAIAAQMQGKGRLIATDSDKRQLAPIHERLSRAGVHNCDVRTPRGEEEVLSDIKASADLVLIDAPCTGTGTWRRNPDAKWRMRPGALEVRLKDQAEVLERAVPLVKAGGRIAYITCSVLAEENGEQVKAFIARHPEFSVQPPEQTASVLWDKAEVFTEAALLSAEGLLMTPRRTGTDGFFVAVLKKA, encoded by the coding sequence ATGACTCCCGCTGCCCGGCTTTCCGCCGCGATCGAATTGATCGCCACCATCGACGCACAGCGCATTCCCGCGGCGAAAGCGCTGAAGGAATGGGGCACCGCGCACCGTTATGCCGGCTCCGGCGATCGCGCCGCGATCTCCGGCCTGATCTGGGACGTGCTGCGCCGGCAAGCCTCCGCGGCCTGGCTGATGCAGGACGACAGCGCCCGCGCGCGCGTGCTCGGCATGCTCAAGCTCGAACGCGGCATGGATGTCCCGACGATCTCGGCGCTGTGCGACGGCGGCCGCTTTGCGCCGGATCCGCTGACCCCGACTGAAGAGGCCGCATTGGCCTCGCGTACCCTCAGCGACGCGCCGGCCCATGTCGCGGGCGATTATCCGGACTGGCTTGATCCGCATCTGGCAAAGGTGTTCGGCGACGACCGCGTAGCGGAGGCGACCGCGATGGCCAGCCGCGCGCCACTCGATCTGCGCGTCAACACCCTTAAGGGCAAGCGCGAGAAGGTGCTGCCGCGGCTGTCGCATCTCGGCGCCAGGGAAACGCCGTGGTCGCCGCTCGGCCTGCGCATCGAGCTCGGCGCCGATGCGCGCAATCCCGGCATCCATGCCGAGGAGGATTTCATCAAGGGCGCCATCGAGGTGCAGGACGAGGGCTCGCAGCTCGCCGCGCTGTTCGCGGCGGCCAAGCCCGGCGAGCAGGTGATCGATCTCTGCGCCGGCGCCGGCGGCAAGACGCTGGCGATCGCAGCTCAGATGCAGGGCAAGGGCCGGCTGATCGCGACCGACAGCGACAAGCGCCAGCTCGCGCCGATCCATGAGCGGCTGTCGCGCGCCGGCGTGCACAATTGCGACGTCCGCACGCCGCGCGGAGAGGAGGAGGTGCTGTCCGACATCAAGGCGTCCGCCGACCTCGTGTTGATCGACGCGCCGTGCACCGGCACCGGCACCTGGCGTCGCAATCCCGACGCCAAATGGCGGATGCGCCCCGGCGCTCTCGAGGTGCGGCTGAAGGACCAGGCCGAGGTGCTCGAGCGCGCGGTGCCGCTGGTGAAGGCCGGCGGCCGCATCGCCTACATCACCTGCTCGGTGCTGGCGGAGGAGAACGGCGAACAGGTCAAGGCGTTCATCGCGCGGCATCCGGAGTTTTCGGTCCAGCCGCCGGAGCAGACCGCATCGGTGCTGTGGGACAAGGCCGAGGTATTCACCGAGGCCGCGTTGCTGTCGGCCGAAGGCCTGCTGATGACCCCGCGCCGCACCGGCACGGACGGGTTCTTCGTCGCGGTGCTGAAGAAGGCGTAA
- a CDS encoding MFS transporter — protein MITQDATTAGPGTSGDMAKTRLSPAIVLLFAIACGLSVANIYSAQPLLDTMARDLGITPAAIGIVVTLTQIGLAFGLMLIVPLGDLWDRRKLIVGQIALSAVALVVVGTAPNAVVLFGGMALVGLLAVVIQVIVAFAATLAAPAERGQTIGTIQSGVVSGILLARFASGTLADLGGWRMVYLISAALMLVMAALLARALPRHAPQPLAGSSYTKLLRSTAALFAEEPVLRERAVFALLAFASFSAFWSSIVLPLAAPPLSLSHTTIGMLGIAGLAGALAARNSGRLADRGWGQRTTGLSLLLMLAGWAPIACLNTSLWLVLVGVVMIDFAVQAIHVTNQSLIVATRPEASSRLIGVYMMFYSIGSGLGAIASTIVYAAAGWLGVCVLGAAISAVALLYWVIVVSRTPAPVGACSEA, from the coding sequence ATGATCACCCAGGATGCAACGACGGCCGGACCGGGAACGTCCGGCGATATGGCCAAAACCCGACTTTCCCCCGCGATCGTGCTGCTGTTCGCCATCGCCTGCGGTCTGAGCGTAGCCAACATCTATTCCGCGCAGCCGCTGCTCGACACCATGGCGCGGGATCTCGGCATCACGCCGGCCGCGATCGGCATCGTGGTGACGCTGACCCAGATCGGCCTCGCCTTCGGACTGATGCTGATCGTCCCGCTCGGCGACCTCTGGGACCGACGCAAGCTGATCGTCGGCCAGATCGCTCTGTCGGCGGTCGCGCTCGTCGTCGTCGGCACCGCGCCGAACGCCGTCGTGCTGTTCGGCGGGATGGCGCTGGTCGGGCTGCTCGCCGTCGTCATCCAGGTGATCGTGGCGTTCGCCGCGACGCTGGCCGCGCCGGCCGAGCGCGGACAGACCATCGGCACCATCCAGAGCGGCGTCGTCTCCGGGATCCTGCTCGCCCGCTTCGCCTCGGGCACGCTGGCCGATCTCGGCGGCTGGCGCATGGTCTACCTGATCTCGGCGGCGCTGATGCTGGTGATGGCGGCGCTGCTCGCGCGTGCCCTGCCCCGGCATGCGCCGCAGCCGCTGGCCGGCTCGTCTTACACCAAGCTGTTGCGCTCGACCGCCGCGCTGTTCGCCGAGGAACCGGTGCTGCGCGAACGCGCGGTGTTCGCGCTGCTGGCATTCGCGAGCTTCAGCGCGTTCTGGAGCTCGATCGTGCTGCCGCTGGCGGCACCGCCGCTGTCGCTCTCGCACACTACGATCGGGATGCTAGGGATCGCCGGCCTCGCCGGCGCGCTGGCGGCGCGCAATTCCGGCCGTCTCGCCGATCGCGGCTGGGGCCAGCGCACCACCGGACTATCGCTGCTGCTGATGCTCGCCGGCTGGGCGCCGATCGCCTGCCTCAACACGTCGCTATGGCTGGTGCTGGTCGGCGTGGTCATGATCGACTTCGCGGTGCAGGCGATCCATGTCACCAACCAGAGCCTGATCGTCGCTACCCGTCCTGAGGCGTCGAGCCGCCTGATCGGCGTCTACATGATGTTCTATTCGATCGGCAGCGGGCTCGGCGCGATCGCCTCCACCATCGTCTATGCGGCCGCGGGCTGGCTCGGCGTCTGCGTGCTGGGTGCTGCGATCAGCGCGGTTGCGCTGCTGTACTGGGTGATCGTGGTGAGCAGGACGCCGGCGCCTGTGGGTGCGTGCTCCGAAGCGTAG
- a CDS encoding helix-turn-helix transcriptional regulator, translated as MKRTGFAKADCPVARALDAIGDWWSLLIVRDAFDGLRRFGDFQKNLGIAKGMLTTRLRTLVELGVLEQVAASDGSAYQEYALTKRGHDLFPVVVGLRQWGEAHLYARGEPHSVLLDQAGQAVGQLVLPSKSGKPLGWADTKVRKVAGRRR; from the coding sequence ATGAAGCGGACCGGATTCGCCAAGGCGGACTGCCCGGTGGCGCGCGCACTGGACGCGATCGGCGACTGGTGGTCGCTGTTGATCGTGCGCGACGCGTTCGACGGCCTGCGCCGGTTCGGCGACTTCCAGAAGAATCTCGGCATCGCCAAGGGCATGCTGACGACGCGGCTGCGCACGCTGGTCGAACTGGGCGTGCTCGAGCAGGTCGCAGCGTCCGACGGCAGCGCCTATCAGGAATACGCGCTGACGAAGCGGGGCCACGACCTGTTCCCGGTCGTGGTGGGTCTGCGGCAATGGGGCGAGGCGCATCTCTATGCGCGCGGTGAGCCGCATTCGGTGCTGCTGGACCAGGCCGGGCAGGCGGTCGGGCAACTGGTGCTGCCGTCGAAGAGCGGCAAACCGCTGGGCTGGGCGGATACGAAGGTGAGGAAGGTTGCAGGGCGCAGGCGGTGA
- a CDS encoding nuclear transport factor 2 family protein, protein MPDFHDPSRLLALGHDWIAAWNARDLERVLAMYSDDTEMTSDRIPAFGFGASGTVRGKAELRAYWSAALAKLPELHFELIDLYVSPDSVVVFYQNERGNKICEYLRLDDQGKIRQGSANHLVH, encoded by the coding sequence ATGCCCGATTTTCACGACCCGTCCCGCCTCTTGGCCCTCGGCCACGACTGGATCGCCGCCTGGAACGCGCGGGACCTCGAGCGCGTGCTGGCGATGTATTCCGATGATACCGAGATGACTTCGGACCGGATTCCGGCGTTCGGCTTCGGCGCCTCAGGCACCGTGCGCGGCAAGGCGGAGCTGCGGGCCTATTGGAGCGCAGCGCTGGCGAAACTGCCCGAGCTGCATTTCGAGCTGATCGATCTCTATGTCTCGCCCGACAGCGTCGTGGTGTTCTACCAGAACGAACGCGGCAACAAGATCTGCGAGTATCTGCGGCTCGATGATCAGGGCAAGATCAGGCAGGGTTCGGCGAACCATCTGGTGCATTAG